ACCTTCGTCGGCGTTACAAATTACATATTTTTTCGGGCCGGGTTCAATGCGGGTTAAATCCCATTTTTTACCGGTAGGGAAACCGCCGCCGCCACGACCGCGCAAGCCGGACGCTATCATTTCTTTGCAGACTTCTTCGTCCGTCATTTCGGTATAAGCACGTTTAGCCTGGGCATAACCGCCGTGAGCAATATATTCGTTGATATCTTCGGGGTTGATGCGGCCGCAATCGCCCAACAAAATGCGTTTTTGTTTGGAGTAGAAAGGAATTTCGGCTACCGTTTCCGCTTTTTGGTCGTTAGCGGGATTGTGATAGAGCAAGCGGTCAATTACTTCGCCTTTCAAAAGTGTTTTTTCTACGATTTCAGCCACATCTTCGGGTTTTACTTTGGTATAGAAAATATCACCCACGCTCACCAATGGCCCTTGCGCGCAGAAACCGCGGCAACCGCTTAAACTTAAATAATTTTCGTGGCAATCTTTTGTGATTTGCAAGCAAAAGCCGATTTTGCGTTTTTCCATTTCTTGTTGGAAAGCTTCATATACTTTCATGGAACCGCCGGCAATACAACCCGTACCGCCGCAAATAACCACACGACCCGTAATTTTTTTATACGCCTCGTTATAATCTTTGGCGATTTGTTCGATATTTTTACTTGCCATTGTTAGCCTCCGAAGCGATAACCGCATCAATTAGTTCCACTGCTTTTGCCGGGGTAATTTGCCCATGCACCACATCATCAAGAACGAGTACCGGCGCCAAGCCGCACGCACCCAAACAAGATACGCATTCCAACGTAAACATCATATCTTCGGTCGTGTCTTGGCCGTCTTTCAATTTTAATTTATCTTTTACGGTATTGATGACAAAAGAAGAACCTTTTACGTGGCAGGCAGTTCCGTTACATACTTTAATAATATGTTTCCCTTTCGGGGTAATGGCGAAGTGCGCAAAGAAAGTGGCTACTCCAAAAACCTTAGCGGGAGAAATTTCCAATTCGTTGGCAATAAAGCGCATAATATCCTCGGGTAAAAAGCGATAAGCATCTTGCACTTTTTGGAGGATGGGGATTAGTTTGGAACTATCGTAGTCGTGGTCTTTTAAGATCTGCACGGCAGGTTTGAATCTGTCTGTCATAAGTTCTCCTATATATGTGGTAAAACGCACAGCATAACAAACTGCGTACGGCAAAACAACAACACAAAACTTTATTTGATTATGAAACAAAAAACGGGAACCGTTTCTTCCATTTTATCTTCTTCTAAAAACGGTGTCAAGGCAGGGAAAAAACTAACGCATCCAACCGTTTGTGTGGCGATAATAAAAATAGTTACGCAAACCTTGGTTCAGGCGGTCATACCAATGAGGGTTCAACTCAAAAATTTCGGGGATAGCAAACATACCGTCAAAACCTCGCTTATACAACGCCTGCGCCATGTATGTTAATTCGGGATAGGCCGAGGCCGCTATAATAACGCCTTTGTATCCCCGAGCACGCAAGGTCTGCACCACATGATATCCGCCTCCTCCGGGAACATGCAAGTCGGACAAGATAACATCAAAGGTTTCTCTCCCCACGCGCATATCGTCAAGCAAGTTGGCGGCATGGGCATATGTTTTTACATAATGTCCCTTAAATAATAGTTTTTCTTGGTAAGATTCTTCTATCGCCCATAAAAAACTTTGGCGGTCGTTTAATACCGCAATTTTGAGCCCTTTGGGAACCAGTTGGGTCGGGTTTTCTTTTTTGAAAAAATTACGCCAAAGCTCAAAACGGTTAGCGGTGGGGTCATGCAAATAAAATTCCTCCACTTTCAAAACGCGGTCTGTGCGGGAATCGGTAGGGAACAAATCTAAAAAGGCCCCTTCCATTTCCGGAGCCACTACGGACAGGGCATATCGTAAATATTTTTTTATCCGCATAAATACCGGATCTGTTTCTTCAACAGACAGAGACAAAATATTTAATTCGCGGCTC
The window above is part of the Elusimicrobium sp. genome. Proteins encoded here:
- a CDS encoding response regulator, producing the protein MRSVLYISLICFALPCLAQSLPAKHAAKALAGQGVLEQALKQASAQQLRVVQGKILLSGKNPALSGGFVALERHELEHNVFAALPVPRLENMKLGIVAPTAKQKEIIFTKYADLAEKTRAFKAEIDGLLYYQSRPSERRELSVQEKQYWLEKISALSRELNILSLSVEETDPVFMRIKKYLRYALSVVAPEMEGAFLDLFPTDSRTDRVLKVEEFYLHDPTANRFELWRNFFKKENPTQLVPKGLKIAVLNDRQSFLWAIEESYQEKLLFKGHYVKTYAHAANLLDDMRVGRETFDVILSDLHVPGGGGYHVVQTLRARGYKGVIIAASAYPELTYMAQALYKRGFDGMFAIPEIFELNPHWYDRLNQGLRNYFYYRHTNGWMR
- a CDS encoding NAD(P)H-dependent oxidoreductase subunit E, which codes for MTDRFKPAVQILKDHDYDSSKLIPILQKVQDAYRFLPEDIMRFIANELEISPAKVFGVATFFAHFAITPKGKHIIKVCNGTACHVKGSSFVINTVKDKLKLKDGQDTTEDMMFTLECVSCLGACGLAPVLVLDDVVHGQITPAKAVELIDAVIASEANNGK